Below is a genomic region from Rosa chinensis cultivar Old Blush chromosome 5, RchiOBHm-V2, whole genome shotgun sequence.
ACTGACAAATTCGGTCTTGAATAAAGTTTCTTTTCTGTAATCTTTGTGTCTCActtcaaaatttaaaaatagaGCACTCCAATGGTTTGTAATGGAGCAATATAACGAATAAAGATAAGCACATACCATAATAAACTCCATCGACCTCAAGCACATCAATCTGCATTGATAAGATAAGTAGTCATACAAAAAGTGATTTTGGAATAAGCATGCATTTAGCTCAAACCATCTGCTCGGAAACCATCTGCTCGGAAAGTGATTTTGGAATAAGCATGCATTTTGGAATAAGCATGCATTTAACAGATCCTGGCATGCTATTAAAGTTAAAAGCTCCACTAGCGAGAGAtcctatattttgtttttggtctggCATCCTAGTGTGCACACCAGATTTTACTAGCATGGACCAAATTCTTTCAGTTTCAGACAACAACGTTCACCCTCTATGGAACTATGATTCAAAACCAGCTTGAGAGGAGTAATAACCCAACTTATTCATGAAAATTCAAGTAAAGCATTGATTATCTGAaatcaacaaaacccaaaagTGCTCAATCAGTTCAGTCCTATATGAGAAGGATGCTCAAACTGAAAATACATAACCCAATAAAGCAAATTACGAATTGGGTTTGTTACCAATACTTACAGGTACTTGGAGGCCAATTTCACTTATGCTATCCATAAGTTCTTGAACCTTGACCGGATCATTAGCTCTGGTTCTCATCAAAGGCCTCCTTATCTTATCAACAGGAAGCTCCAATATCACAGGACCACCACCCCCACCACTACTACCACTAGAACTCAAGGGAGGAGACCCTGAAACAGAAAATTCTGATCAAAGATCACATCTTTATCTCAAAAAACTAACAAATAATGCTGACCCATCAAATTTGTTTCACCATTAGATGAAGCAGAAGCTGAAATGGTGAAGCTCCTCAGGCTATTTGGAACTTGCAGAACAAAATTGGCCATTTTGATTATTCTAGGCCTCCCTCTGTCTATATGAGATAAATGGAATTATGATGGAACTAAATTATTGGCTGCAAATAAAAGGTGAAGACTTTTTTGCActatgacccatttattttgacAGTCCTACATATTAGCTAGTGTGTGCTACTCCACACTATAAAACCTCTGGACCCTCATTTTCCATGTGGGTATTAATACCTGATTTCAATACTGAAAGACTGTTCCTTTTTTGTTCCCAATGGCTGCAGTCACCTCCTCTTCTCTCTTGAGGTACCTCTCTATCTCACTGTTTATCTCATTGATTTTATCGACTCTGTTTCTGTTAGTCTTGTTTTATATgaatgttttggttttggtttgaaaTTTGGAACAGGAACTGTGCAGCAACAACTGTAAGAGCTTTTGTGACTGTGAAAGCCTCCAACCCCAATTTCAGAActttccttcttcctcttcactcTCGCAGGTAAACAGACAATTGAAATATCTGAAATTTATTTGTGTCTGCCACTGTGCTTTTTAATAGATCCATAATCTTCATCTGGGTATCTGCTAAATCATCTTGAAATTTAGGATGAGGGAAAATGACCTTGCCAGAAGCCTTCTGTCAATGTAGTTAGTGTTGAAGTAGTCTTGGACATTAGGGGAATTGTTTGGCTTTACAAGAGTTATGGACTTTGTTCTTCTTATTGAGTTTGGCATGTTTGAATTGTCTCCTGTAGCAAATACAGCTTCCTTTCAGTAAGAATTGTTGGCTGCTTAAGATCCAAGTCACAGTTAGTTTGTAGAGATGAGAGGGTGTTTATTTCACTGCTCTAGTGCAGAGTAGAAAGTATGATATTCAAGTCGTCAATTAGGTGATCTGTTTATTGAAgaaatatttctttttcatatgaTGTTAGTTGGATGGCCTGGTAGTTGCTTTAGTTACTGTAGAGGTCTAATTCTAATGGTTTTTAAGCTTCCTGGCATGTGATTATGAGTTACATATGGTTCTTAGGTCCCTGTGTCGTGTTAGCGCTACAAACAATGAAGAGGCTGCTGCCAAGGTAGCTGCAGCAAATGCCGACAGTGGAGCTCCAACAATGTATCGTCCTTCACATATTAAAACTGGTTTGATCTCACTTTCAATTTCAGGGCATAGTTTTCCGTTCAGAGTATTCTATTTTACTGTTAAGTTTTGATCAATTAAAACATTGAAACTCGGTGCCGGTTCCGATTTAAGGAAAGTATCCAGAGAGAAAAATTAGAATAACTTTTCTATAGTTAACTTTTGAAGGACCACTTGCAGAAGATTAGAATAGCAATACAAATAATCTTCTACCACATGTTCGAAACCGCATTGTCATGTACAACAGATTGAGTTAATATGAGCTTAATAATTACAGTAAACAACTATTTTGCAGCAAATTTCGTAGAGAAGCAAATGATAAATATACAAATGcttgttctaatagtttttGATAGATTAGAATCCTGTTGCAAATGATCAAAGATGATAAAGGAGATATGAGTAAGAGGTTCATTAAATCTAATTCAATGGATTTCAGTATATAACTTATGGGGTCATGCATATAGAAAAGATAAAGTACCTTGTCAAGAtcattgcttcttcttttttctttttctgtttaaaCCTTTATGTCATTTACATTACCCTGAAATTGGTAAGGGCTAAATGGAACTGAAGTACATCTTATGACAGTGATAATATCATTCAAATTGACCATCATCTTATGAATTCCTTCTTCCCTTATATTCAGATTTGACAAGATCATAGCAAAGGAAATCCCATCAACCATTGTATACGAGGATGATAAGGTCCTCGCATTTCGGGATATCAACCCACAGGCTCCTGTGCATGTTGTTATCATCCCAAAGAATAGGGATGGGTTAACAGAGCTGGGAAAGGTAACTTCTGGCCATTTTTCTACCAAACCTGCTTATTCTTACATTAATCCTTAATTCAACGAAACATCCCATTTCTGTATTAGGATTTGCTGAGGAAATTATCTTGCCATATACGTTATGTATATCAGTCTGCAGAAGAAAAAAGGCTTTCTTTTGATCTATGCATTCTGTCATTGCAGGCTGAATCTAGGCATGTGGAAATATTGGGTCAACTTCTGTATGCTGCAAAAAAAGTTGCTGAGAAAGAAGGTATTCTTCACGGGTTTCGTGTGGTTATCAACAATGGTCCAGAGGGATGTAAGTCATCGTTTTATAATGTTTGTCTGTGCCTTCCTTTCACATTTGTGCAATGCTTAGCTTTGTTGACATCAATCACCAATGTGCTCTCTTCATCCAGGTCAATCTGTTTATCATCTTCACTTGCATCTCCTTGGTGGGAGACAGATGAAATGGCCACCTGGTTGAATATGCAAAAACTGACGGACAGTAAAGGGTGATCTTAATCTTCACTGCATGAGGAATCAGAAGACAAGAAGAGATAGCTGTGGTAGCTTTTCTTAGTTTGGGTATTGTTTCTCAGTTTCTTAATACGTAATGTAACTTAATTAGAAGGATGGTATCGTTTTGGTATTATTACCTGTCCAATAACACACCCATTTTGAAACGATTTGCATAACGATGCACGATTCAATTTAAAGTGTTACATGGCCCCAGTATAACCCCACAGGATGAAGTTGAACTGATCAAGTGCTCTTCATTCTTCCCATGTTGATAGGTAGTAGATGATACTAGCAAgagtgcccgcgctttgctgcgggatgcAAACTGTAACGATTATTCTTTTCCTATTTCGTAGGTTTAAAAAGGAGATGATGTTAATTGTAACAATTATTCTTTTCCTATTTCGTAGGTTTAAAAATGAGATGATGTTATCGGTGTAGTATTCAAAAAGAGGCTATCTGAGTTTGAAGTTTACTTTGTTACAGTTGCTGTTGGAacattttttgaaaaatagttGGTTTAGTTGCCCCAGGTGTACATACAGAAAACGTGTTCGTCCAATACAAAAAATTGCTTGCTGCAGTTCTATCTGTACAAAAACTACAAAGAGTTGCTTGGCTTATCAGGTCTTGGCAGCTTGCTCCAAAGAGTTGCTTGGCTTGTTTTGCTAGCAGTTTCAGTGTAGCTTCATTGTTTGGGTCCTctgcaaatcaaatcaattcaaaaccacaaaccaaaATTCCTCCACATATAATCAAAAACTGACAAATATGCTCACTTTTTTTCAAAATATAACCCAACCAATGCCAAAGATGCAAGAAAAACCTGCATCAGAAGTGAATGACAATCTAAATCATAGAAGATCGTgggatttgttgttgttataatCTATATCTATGTAGTTAAGTATATAGCTTGAATCAGAAACTGAAGGACTTTATGATTGCTTAAATCACATACTGAAGGATTAATGATTGTTGATCTCACcttttaactatatatatatattttttttaaccccaccccattcccacccttgatgAGGCTCAAACTcttgacctcttatatatgagaccaaagccttaccaccccaccaaacacacacacccttTAACTATATATTTAATCTGATTACTACCTTGTCAAATAAATTTCCAACGTTGACTCAACAGAACTGGAAAAGGCAACAAAATACATACTGCTTTTGCTCCCGAAGCCTGTCTCATAAACTTGATCACAATCTTGGCACACAGCTCTTCCGAAACGAACCCAAGTCTACCTCTCAGAGATATCCAACCAGTCCTATATCCACCAGTAAAAGCACATTatgttgatttattaaatcagaaATGTAATTGATTTATGACAAATGGTGACCATCAGAGTGTCTACAGCTTCCCAAGCTTATAAACAATGGAGATCACTTAGATCTTTCATAGAAAATAAGGATCCAAGTTGGCTAATCATAAATTGTAAATATCTACTACATAGATGATGTCCAAGTATAATGCAGTCTTGACCCCTGACAAAGAGTAATGTATCTGGTTGACTGACTATCACAACAAAGGTTTCTTAAGATCAATgcagaaataaaaaatgaaaaagaataaaaaaataaaaaataaaaaaacatcaaGGGATTTGATAGTGCAGTACCTTTCGTTTTTTGTGCCAGGTTGGATTGTGTTGCAACTGATAGTTGGAGATTGTGCAAAGAAAGAGTGAGTATGAAGGTCTTGGGGGTAAGTTTCGGGCTTTGGAAGGCGAAAAGCTTGCGGTGGAAGAAGAGATTAGGGCATTGAAGAAAGGAAGTGATGAAATTAGGGAGCAAATTAATGGTGCTGGAGATGAGAGGAAGCAATTGGAAAGGAACTAAACTCATTCACTTTTAGAAGTGAGAATAAGTAAATCATTTGAAATTTCAACCCAAGATGAAatttgtaacgtcccgtatctcaattacccgtttactagtcatttggacggtaaacgacttttattttcacttttactatagtttcagtacgtttagtggccctaagagtcgactttttgttcgggtcaaaatttgagaaaatttccttcatgaaagttgtaggggacgttaaaccgagcgcgtgcatatgtggtgcgtaaaaatcggagttcgtatgtgaaagttataagcgaaagattaaagttactgttcatggtaagaaaattatatatataaggaaaattactgtggtaggtttccaaaatcggaaacccacctttctctctcctctcccccgattttcccctctttcttcttcgggaaatccttcttcccttcgattggccgccgtccggccatcacccggcagaaagccggccaccacagggtcgcctcctccccctggtcacgctggtgcccttagttttcgacgatttggccggaaaagctcggatcgaatcaaggtttgctccggttgcagttttggggtttcgccgatttccgaccattccggccaccaggttagcatcgaaggttcggtttttgatggtgatcatttcccctaaggtagttcaatccaatttgcagtgtagatatcgaattgacaattttccatttttagggttcttgaagtttccggcttttcttcaccggcttgattcaaccacttcgaggtaaaattggatgatgttgtagttgggaagttggttgggcttattgtgtagatgctagtgccggagtttGGTTGTCATCGGAGGAAGTGGCTGCCGGCGCGTGGGgaccacgcgccgccactgtaggtagcgcgtggtggcgcgtagaaCTACGTTTTAATTACCGTTTTAGTTCCATAAATTCTTTAATGATATTAGAAgcttatacatgaagtttgatggaaattggaggaaGTTACGATTGAGCATGAATTGTTGATTAttgatttacgtgaattcgatcgccgaattcccttcgaattcactctagaaTATGTATACCGACGAATGATTATTAATGGTGAATGTTCGGATGAATTCGATGTGAATTAAGGAGGTGGATGTTGACGGGGGACGctttaaatttcaatttataaTATACGTAAAATTAATTTCCATCCTGTAATTATTGatttacgaacgttatattgtacaggacgtgaggaggattcccttgaggagggttcggatcgacggcaggattagccgtacactgtgagtggacttttatttttcaaagagtgatgcatgcatttatttaattgattCCGAGCATATAAATTGTTTATGGTATAAATTTCCCGAGTATATGGTTAATTTCAGGAAGGGTTTTggttatttgattatttgaaggttttatggcaTGCGGGGTCACGCCATTGGTTTATGcctatttttcctttatttatttatctccgatgggatttccggatttatactatttatactTTATTTATAATCGGTGAATTGTGATTTTAATGATATTTTGAGGAAGTTAATccttatacttatttatatcctatttaattttgttgatgagattatcttggcgtgtgggacacgtcatgggaaattcttttacgagttggggaagttttatggatttatgaggttttcggattttcttttgccatactttgggtgacttatcattgctagcattgatcttccgcctttgtggcgaggtgatgggatcaccgaaaccctccgcctttgtggcgctggttactgtctctgtgacagtaattctgaagcccagtatcctatcgctacacttagtggcgtaagggtatattacgggagtaatgagagtactttagcctgggaggctcactcgtatggctatcgctttcccctactcactttactacttaagctagcggggctagctcgatttttgtttaaccagcagggctggtcttattttccttgagtatcagagttacaactttttcttttaaatcatatgtgactagcggggctagtcggtttttatgagtggaactcctctcgttttattttcgtaaatccttgcatgcatcgggaacctttttaaaagaaataaatgtgggaaagtataaaatccatttggtttaaatttatttatttttgtccactcacgctaacgtttttatgtactttcccctgggtccttcggtttcaaatg
It encodes:
- the LOC112201957 gene encoding sulfiredoxin, chloroplastic/mitochondrial, yielding MANFVLQVPNSLRSFTISASASSNGSPPLSSSGSSGGGGGPVILELPVDKIRRPLMRTRANDPVKVQELMDSISEIGLQVPIDVLEVDGVYYGFSGCHRYEAHQRLGLPTIRCKIRRGTKETLRHHLR
- the LOC112201956 gene encoding 14 kDa zinc-binding protein — its product is MAAVTSSSLLRNCAATTVRAFVTVKASNPNFRTFLLPLHSRRSLCRVSATNNEEAAAKVAAANADSGAPTIFDKIIAKEIPSTIVYEDDKVLAFRDINPQAPVHVVIIPKNRDGLTELGKAESRHVEILGQLLYAAKKVAEKEGILHGFRVVINNGPEGCQSVYHLHLHLLGGRQMKWPPG